One region of Bubalus bubalis isolate 160015118507 breed Murrah chromosome 15, NDDB_SH_1, whole genome shotgun sequence genomic DNA includes:
- the PTP4A3 gene encoding protein tyrosine phosphatase type IVA 3, protein MARMNRPAPVEVSYKNMRFLITHNPTNATLSSFIEDLKKYGATTVVRVCEVTYDKAPLEKDGITVVDWPFDDGAPPPGKVVEDWLSLLKNQFCDDPGSCVAVHCVAGLGRAPVLVALALIESGMKYEDAIQFIRQKRRGAINSKQLTYLEKYRPKQRLRFKDPHAHKTKCCIM, encoded by the exons ATGGCACGGATGAATCGGCCGGCCCCCGTGGAGGTCAGCTACAAGAACATGCGCTTCCTCATCACGCACAACCCCACCAACGCCACCCTCAGCAGCTTCATTGAG gACCTGAAGAAGTACGGGGCCACCACCGTGGTGCGCGTGTGTGAGGTGACCTACGACAAGGCCCCGCTGGAGAAGGACGGCATCACGGTTGTG GACTGGCCGTTTGATGACGGGGCGCCCCCGCCGGGCAAAGTGGTGGAGGACTGGCTGAGCCTGCTGAAGAACCAGTTCTGTGATGACCCCGGCAGCTGCGTGGCTGTGCACTGTGTGGCTGGCCTGGGGCG GGCTCCCGTCCTCGTGGCGCTGGCCCTCATCGAGAGCGGGATGAAGTATGAGGACGCCATCCAGTTCATCCGACA GAAGCGGCGCGGAGCCATCAACAGCAAACAGCTCACCTACTTGGAAAAATACCGGCCGAAGCAGAGACTGCGGTTCAAGGACCCCCACGCGCACAAGACCAAGTGCTGCATCATGTAG